The Fimbriimonadia bacterium genome contains a region encoding:
- a CDS encoding mechanosensitive ion channel family protein, with amino-acid sequence MTHAEVVSAALQSGVVLLVWMAVAVVIWLLLGWTAARLPEQSSTRQALLRLRMPAVASCLIAGLLFASGYWPLSEIVRTRVRLAALVCATFVGAIAAARITSKALEWYLQVLRTEQQATALLLIRRLALTAIWVVAGLIALDLLGYRVGPLIASLGIAGIAVAVSMQDMLSGLFAGLYLALARPFVLNEYIRVDGGAEGFVEQIGLRNTILRSRFGEQRIILPNVNLIRSVVTALPSTVHEVTIRARAAATTDVATLQQACLAAAQSTAGADPTSRPVFRVVDLPAGTLEFTLTARFCEPEDVSLLEHRLRCSLHTTLRAHSITLA; translated from the coding sequence GTGACACACGCCGAGGTCGTTTCTGCTGCCCTGCAATCCGGAGTGGTCTTGCTGGTGTGGATGGCGGTCGCGGTCGTCATTTGGCTGCTCCTCGGATGGACCGCGGCACGACTTCCGGAGCAGTCTTCGACTCGCCAAGCGCTTCTTCGGCTGCGGATGCCCGCGGTCGCGAGTTGTTTGATAGCAGGGCTCCTCTTCGCCTCTGGTTACTGGCCGCTGTCGGAAATCGTGCGAACTCGCGTTAGGCTGGCCGCACTGGTCTGCGCCACCTTCGTCGGTGCCATTGCAGCCGCGCGCATCACCTCGAAGGCACTCGAGTGGTATCTGCAAGTACTCCGAACCGAGCAGCAAGCCACGGCACTGCTGCTCATCCGCAGGCTAGCCTTGACGGCTATCTGGGTCGTGGCGGGCCTGATCGCCTTGGACCTCCTCGGATATCGCGTCGGGCCCCTGATTGCTTCCCTCGGCATCGCAGGTATCGCGGTCGCCGTCAGCATGCAGGACATGCTTTCGGGCCTGTTCGCCGGCCTTTACCTGGCACTCGCCCGCCCCTTCGTCCTGAACGAGTACATCCGCGTGGACGGCGGCGCCGAAGGGTTCGTCGAGCAGATAGGGCTCCGCAACACCATTCTGCGCTCCCGCTTCGGCGAACAACGTATCATCCTTCCCAACGTCAATCTAATCCGTTCCGTGGTTACGGCACTCCCTAGTACTGTGCACGAGGTGACGATTCGTGCTAGGGCCGCTGCGACCACGGACGTCGCTACGCTCCAACAAGCCTGCCTAGCCGCTGCCCAATCTACTGCAGGCGCCGACCCTACCTCTCGGCCGGTCTTCCGCGTGGTAGACCTACCTGCCGGCACTCTGGAGTTCACCCTCACCGCCCGCTTCTGCGAACCTGAGGACGTTTCTCTGCTCGAACACCGTCTCCGCTGCTCGTTACATACCACCCTCAGGGCCCACTCCATCACGCTGGCTTGA
- a CDS encoding HEAT repeat domain-containing protein: MNLIALILLAQTATQNPVSAEWTQSELRALGLALHAINMTRADLGYDKRPFNDRWRLPCVDAVLDDPLAAPRYVETMRAALESPAPRPSDLAWPLHKLDETPPPGPERLDFDRELMQVPAPLRTAIHPLLRAVAEADAELKAATARLSAAERQELLRGLPHLALEEDVPDARFDFVPEGPRTEPERVWLLLEQLDVRRLCRAADALHAVSSPALTEPLLALARGPLKDWKQTLVIQLPIGKLVVAGTGHDRHDHGPNVVALIDLGGDDTYVGRIGGGLGRPAFSLDLAGNDRYMLSDLSGGAGFLGVGLLVDLAGDEVYEGAHLSLGAGLAGCGVLLDRGGNDTYRGRALTQGFAMFGLGWLDDGSGSDLYDAWFFAQGASATMGVGVMADRNGNDVYRAGGWIMNAPLLEAQKVHYSFAQGFSTGFREDTGGRSGGFGMLYDAAGDDTYSGESYCQAASYWFAFGALLDVSGHDSYDSYYYSQCSPMHLCIATLMDLAGDDSYSCKLGAMHAIGHDYAVAVMLDRSGNDVCAGGDSRPALGNANGVGIYLDAAGNDRYHGPPGNANEARGSGSVGVFVDMAGQDRYYESFGDGKLERRGSWAIALDFADPLEGQTALFDIPDEQLDRSLQPLAPKRTKAATQRPPAPPWVPNIPEDPDLEPVYRDAMTWEVGTARDKVRAARQRLIEIGMPACRYMVDRHIGDSNRLADRAFEEVFGALGEPAQQLLAARLDDPHPEVTRNALRILTTLKSRLLGPHLPALLEQEAYRKSAIRAAGALAVTEAVPQLRALLSDEDETVALEAAIALGQIADPSAADDLVFVLSSPSMPLREAAATALARLGPASLPAVIATLDSENPAAARLALSVLRRTRYADADRHVSRLMDHADWGVRLECVDTLFALEKGAWALTHEGRESHPLVLARLRTLDRDRPKEPQP, from the coding sequence ATGAACCTGATTGCCCTCATCCTACTTGCCCAAACAGCGACCCAGAACCCGGTCAGCGCCGAATGGACGCAGAGCGAGCTGCGCGCCCTGGGCCTCGCCCTTCACGCCATCAACATGACGCGGGCCGACCTCGGCTACGACAAACGGCCTTTCAATGACCGATGGCGACTGCCGTGCGTGGACGCCGTGCTGGACGACCCGCTCGCCGCCCCGCGCTACGTCGAGACCATGCGCGCCGCCCTCGAAAGCCCCGCACCCCGCCCATCGGACCTCGCATGGCCCCTCCACAAACTGGACGAGACGCCTCCACCCGGGCCCGAGCGGCTCGACTTCGATCGGGAGCTGATGCAGGTCCCCGCGCCGCTGCGGACCGCCATCCACCCGCTGCTTCGTGCCGTAGCCGAGGCAGACGCCGAGCTAAAGGCCGCCACCGCGCGTCTGAGCGCGGCCGAGCGACAAGAGCTGCTCCGCGGCCTGCCCCATCTCGCCCTCGAGGAAGACGTGCCCGACGCGCGTTTCGACTTCGTGCCCGAAGGCCCCAGAACCGAACCCGAGCGCGTCTGGCTGCTTCTCGAACAGCTCGATGTACGTCGTCTCTGCCGTGCAGCAGACGCCCTACACGCCGTGAGCAGCCCTGCCCTAACTGAACCGCTTCTCGCCCTAGCCCGCGGACCACTAAAGGACTGGAAGCAGACTTTGGTCATCCAACTCCCCATCGGCAAGCTGGTGGTCGCGGGCACGGGTCACGATAGGCACGACCACGGCCCGAACGTGGTAGCACTGATAGACCTCGGCGGGGACGATACCTACGTAGGACGCATCGGTGGGGGCTTGGGCCGACCGGCGTTCTCACTGGACCTCGCGGGCAACGACCGCTACATGCTATCCGATCTCTCTGGCGGCGCGGGCTTCCTGGGCGTCGGACTGTTAGTGGACCTCGCGGGCGACGAAGTGTATGAAGGCGCACACCTCTCCTTGGGTGCCGGGCTGGCGGGCTGCGGAGTGCTGCTGGATCGAGGCGGCAACGACACCTACCGGGGCCGCGCACTCACTCAGGGCTTCGCCATGTTCGGACTCGGCTGGCTCGATGACGGGTCCGGCAGCGATCTGTACGATGCGTGGTTCTTCGCGCAGGGTGCCTCTGCTACCATGGGTGTGGGAGTGATGGCTGACCGCAATGGCAACGATGTGTATCGCGCCGGTGGGTGGATCATGAATGCACCGCTGCTCGAAGCGCAAAAGGTGCACTACAGCTTTGCCCAAGGGTTCTCCACCGGCTTCCGGGAAGACACCGGCGGGCGCTCCGGAGGCTTCGGCATGTTATACGACGCGGCCGGTGACGACACCTATAGCGGGGAGAGCTACTGCCAAGCCGCTAGTTACTGGTTCGCGTTCGGTGCGCTGCTAGACGTCAGCGGGCATGACAGCTACGATAGCTACTACTACTCTCAGTGCTCGCCCATGCACCTATGCATCGCGACGCTGATGGATCTCGCCGGCGACGACTCCTACTCGTGCAAGCTGGGTGCCATGCACGCCATCGGGCACGACTACGCGGTCGCCGTGATGCTCGACAGAAGCGGAAACGACGTGTGTGCGGGTGGTGATAGTCGCCCCGCACTGGGCAACGCGAACGGCGTGGGCATCTACCTGGACGCTGCCGGCAACGACCGGTACCACGGCCCGCCCGGTAACGCCAACGAGGCACGAGGCTCGGGCAGCGTAGGTGTGTTCGTGGATATGGCAGGCCAGGACCGCTACTACGAGAGCTTCGGCGACGGCAAGCTCGAAAGGCGTGGCTCTTGGGCGATCGCGCTGGACTTCGCCGATCCCCTCGAAGGTCAGACAGCTCTCTTCGACATACCCGATGAGCAGCTCGACCGCTCCTTGCAGCCTCTCGCACCAAAACGGACGAAGGCCGCAACGCAGAGGCCTCCGGCACCGCCGTGGGTCCCTAACATCCCGGAGGATCCCGACCTCGAGCCCGTATACCGTGATGCCATGACCTGGGAAGTAGGTACCGCGCGCGACAAAGTGCGCGCGGCCCGACAGCGACTGATCGAAATCGGGATGCCCGCCTGCCGATACATGGTGGACAGGCACATCGGCGACTCGAACCGCCTCGCGGACCGTGCCTTCGAAGAGGTGTTCGGTGCACTGGGTGAGCCCGCACAGCAGCTGCTGGCCGCCCGACTGGACGATCCGCATCCCGAGGTGACGCGCAACGCGCTTCGCATCCTCACCACGCTGAAGTCGCGGCTTCTTGGGCCCCACCTGCCGGCACTTCTGGAGCAGGAGGCGTATCGCAAGTCGGCTATCCGCGCAGCGGGCGCTCTGGCTGTCACCGAGGCGGTTCCGCAGCTCCGTGCCCTGCTCTCAGACGAAGACGAAACGGTCGCTCTTGAAGCTGCCATCGCACTGGGGCAGATCGCCGACCCCAGTGCAGCCGACGACCTGGTGTTCGTCCTGTCCTCCCCCTCCATGCCTTTGCGTGAGGCTGCCGCGACCGCCCTTGCCAGGCTCGGCCCCGCCTCCTTGCCCGCGGTCATAGCAACTCTGGACAGCGAGAACCCCGCCGCTGCTCGCCTCGCCCTCTCCGTCCTGCGCCGAACCAGATACGCCGATGCCGACCGTCATGTGAGCCGCCTGATGGACCACGCGGATTGGGGAGTGCGCCTGGAGTGCGTGGACACCCTGTTCGCACTCGAAAAGGGCGCCTGGGCTCTGACCCACGAGGGCCGTGAGAGCCACCCGCTGGTTCTGGCTCGCCTCCGCACGCTGGATCGCGACCGTCCGAAGGAGCCGCAACCGTGA
- a CDS encoding DUF255 domain-containing protein, with protein MNMPAGARRPNRLIDSTSPYLLQHAYNPVDWHPWGPEALAKARAEDKLIFLSVGYAACHWCHVMEREVFEKESVAAALAKDFVSIKVDREERPDIDAQYMLAAQLMTGGGGWPLSAFLTPNLDPILAAGRYFSEEAFLHLLAQLSRGWRSARAQLIAQAMQVSAALRTHAGSRGSVLVPSDATDQAIRSLAGRFDEERGGFSLQPKFPMAPVLRMLCDAARGGDVRAASMLHGTLKAMARGGIHDHVGGGFFRYSTDRQWLVPHFEKMLYDQAQLLEVYSDAYTLQPDPDYREAALGIVGFVLRELRHVNGGFFSSLDADSEGEEGKFYVFSADEIRSVLGGEAEGFMQAYGVTERGNFEHGRSVLSLVDEGLPVGAMRDSLEALFAYRAARPRPATDDKVLSGWNALMIEGLCRAAEVFEYPEALNAAEKSVEFVLSEMVREGVLHRSWREGRVSGEGFLADYAFLLQALLSFSAACENDEYLAQCKWIAQRMVERFWDDEQGGFFDYSDTGEHVARLKTAEDNAEPSGNAVAALALTRLADATGETRWRVYAHHTVRSFGAMLRDAPSFGTTLLRASQSLVPQIPRVQLTVPQRVVVVDRLARVPVVLTLPMGWRVYAAGEPAPAGWLTVQLEDLPSGWQWNARMPDPIFESGDAPFYHGSVEIPLHVVPPEGVAPGEYAGRVVAKYQLCSESTCMPPERQKEDLLFVVE; from the coding sequence ATGAACATGCCCGCGGGTGCAAGGCGGCCGAACCGGCTGATCGACTCCACCAGCCCCTATCTGCTGCAGCACGCATACAACCCTGTGGACTGGCATCCTTGGGGTCCGGAGGCACTGGCCAAAGCTCGAGCGGAGGACAAACTGATCTTCCTCTCGGTGGGCTATGCCGCATGCCACTGGTGCCACGTAATGGAGCGCGAGGTGTTCGAGAAGGAGTCGGTGGCGGCAGCGTTGGCCAAGGATTTCGTCTCGATCAAGGTGGACCGCGAAGAGCGGCCGGACATAGACGCGCAATACATGCTCGCGGCGCAGCTCATGACGGGTGGGGGAGGCTGGCCGCTATCGGCGTTCCTGACGCCGAATCTGGACCCGATCCTGGCGGCAGGAAGGTACTTCTCGGAGGAGGCGTTTCTCCACCTGCTGGCGCAGCTATCCCGAGGTTGGAGGAGTGCACGCGCTCAGTTGATTGCTCAGGCGATGCAGGTGTCCGCGGCACTACGCACGCATGCGGGCAGCAGGGGAAGCGTTCTCGTGCCCTCGGACGCCACGGATCAGGCAATTCGCTCTTTGGCCGGACGCTTCGACGAGGAGCGCGGCGGGTTCTCCCTTCAGCCCAAGTTCCCTATGGCACCGGTTCTGCGCATGCTGTGCGACGCGGCCCGAGGAGGGGACGTGCGGGCAGCGAGCATGCTGCACGGGACGCTCAAGGCGATGGCCCGGGGAGGCATACACGATCACGTTGGTGGTGGTTTCTTCCGCTATTCCACCGACCGGCAGTGGCTGGTGCCGCATTTCGAGAAGATGCTGTACGACCAGGCGCAGCTCCTGGAAGTGTACTCGGATGCGTACACGCTCCAGCCGGACCCCGACTATCGCGAGGCGGCACTGGGCATCGTGGGCTTCGTGCTGCGCGAGCTGCGGCACGTGAACGGGGGGTTCTTCTCCAGTCTCGATGCGGATAGCGAGGGGGAGGAGGGCAAGTTCTACGTGTTTTCTGCCGACGAGATCCGCTCGGTGTTGGGTGGTGAGGCCGAGGGTTTCATGCAAGCCTACGGGGTCACCGAACGGGGCAACTTCGAGCACGGTCGCTCGGTACTCAGCTTGGTGGACGAGGGATTGCCCGTAGGCGCAATGCGTGATTCGCTGGAGGCACTTTTTGCGTACCGCGCCGCCCGCCCACGGCCTGCTACTGATGACAAGGTGCTATCGGGCTGGAACGCACTCATGATCGAGGGGCTGTGCCGTGCGGCGGAGGTGTTCGAATATCCGGAGGCGCTGAATGCTGCTGAAAAATCAGTGGAGTTCGTTCTGAGTGAGATGGTTCGAGAGGGAGTGCTGCACCGATCTTGGAGGGAAGGACGTGTCAGCGGGGAGGGCTTCCTTGCAGATTATGCGTTTCTCTTGCAGGCGCTCTTGTCGTTCTCTGCTGCCTGCGAGAACGACGAGTATCTGGCGCAGTGTAAGTGGATTGCACAGCGGATGGTGGAGCGATTTTGGGACGACGAGCAAGGTGGCTTCTTCGACTACTCGGACACGGGCGAGCACGTAGCACGACTGAAGACGGCGGAGGACAATGCCGAGCCGAGTGGGAATGCCGTGGCTGCACTCGCACTAACACGGCTGGCAGACGCGACGGGTGAGACACGGTGGAGAGTGTATGCACATCACACGGTGCGCTCTTTCGGTGCGATGTTGCGGGACGCGCCATCGTTCGGTACGACCTTGCTGAGAGCGAGCCAGAGCCTGGTACCGCAGATTCCGAGAGTGCAGTTGACCGTGCCTCAGCGGGTGGTAGTAGTAGATCGTCTAGCGCGTGTGCCTGTAGTGCTAACCCTGCCAATGGGTTGGAGGGTGTATGCGGCAGGGGAGCCTGCTCCGGCTGGGTGGTTGACCGTACAACTGGAGGACCTGCCGAGCGGATGGCAGTGGAACGCACGCATGCCGGATCCGATTTTCGAGAGCGGTGACGCACCCTTCTACCATGGATCGGTCGAGATCCCCTTGCATGTCGTGCCGCCGGAGGGCGTTGCACCAGGCGAGTACGCTGGGCGTGTGGTGGCAAAGTATCAGCTGTGCAGCGAGTCCACTTGCATGCCACCGGAGCGGCAAAAAGAGGATCTCCTTTTCGTCGTAGAGTGA
- a CDS encoding PEP-CTERM sorting domain-containing protein: protein MHVKKAFRLSLVGGIVAVAVAANAAPIVQWNFNSVPPDGNTGTGTTVPNINLTGSASISLLGGVTNPGFNSGVGSSDPAASDNSGYQTTTYAAQGTENGLRGVAFFGSTLGYQDIVVNFDLRHSNTSSRFAQLEYTLDGGSTWTFGGLFEADLGGDKWYNVRTVDLTSVAGANNNPLFGFKVVAVFAPGTGGYLPSTPTSTYGPNGTWRFDMVTINGNLIPEPGTIAALAVGVVGLMARRRRK, encoded by the coding sequence ATGCACGTGAAGAAGGCCTTCCGATTGTCTCTCGTGGGTGGCATCGTAGCTGTGGCAGTCGCTGCGAACGCTGCCCCCATCGTTCAGTGGAACTTCAACTCGGTCCCGCCGGACGGCAACACCGGCACGGGTACCACCGTTCCTAACATCAACCTCACCGGCTCGGCGTCGATCTCGCTGCTCGGCGGCGTGACCAACCCTGGTTTCAACTCGGGCGTCGGTTCGAGCGACCCGGCGGCGTCGGACAACTCCGGCTACCAGACCACGACCTATGCTGCACAGGGTACGGAGAACGGCTTGCGTGGCGTGGCGTTCTTCGGCTCGACGCTCGGCTATCAGGACATCGTGGTGAACTTCGACCTTCGTCACAGCAACACGTCCTCGCGCTTCGCGCAGCTCGAGTACACACTCGACGGTGGCTCCACCTGGACTTTCGGTGGGCTCTTCGAGGCCGACCTGGGCGGTGACAAGTGGTACAACGTTCGCACCGTTGACCTGACCTCGGTCGCCGGCGCCAACAACAATCCTCTCTTCGGCTTCAAGGTGGTTGCAGTGTTCGCACCGGGAACGGGCGGGTACCTTCCTTCCACACCGACTAGCACCTACGGTCCTAACGGGACCTGGCGGTTCGACATGGTGACCATCAACGGGAACCTGATTCCCGAGCCCGGCACGATCGCGGCGCTGGCCGTGGGTGTCGTGGGCCTGATGGCTCGCCGTCGCCGCAAGTAA
- a CDS encoding DUF721 domain-containing protein, protein MRPLNDALPQAIRGMGLERQVRARAVVAKWRTAVGEVLARVSEATFLRSGILWVTVTDSVWQQELNMRKELIIARLNEALGAELVQDIRFRPGAVSAPAPRGEPVEEPWRPFARSAAQREWQETVENLRNCVIERQRAMEERGSPICPHCRRRFEGDPGPCPICRVK, encoded by the coding sequence ATGCGGCCTCTGAACGACGCACTTCCGCAGGCAATACGCGGGATGGGCCTGGAGCGTCAGGTGCGTGCCCGCGCAGTAGTTGCCAAGTGGCGAACCGCAGTGGGAGAGGTACTGGCACGTGTTTCAGAGGCCACCTTCCTTCGCTCCGGCATCCTTTGGGTTACGGTTACGGACAGCGTTTGGCAGCAAGAACTGAACATGCGCAAAGAGCTGATCATCGCTCGACTTAATGAAGCTCTTGGCGCGGAACTTGTACAAGACATCCGGTTCCGGCCAGGTGCTGTAAGCGCACCGGCACCCAGAGGGGAACCGGTGGAGGAGCCGTGGAGACCGTTCGCACGATCGGCTGCGCAGAGAGAGTGGCAAGAGACGGTCGAGAACCTTCGCAACTGCGTAATCGAGAGACAGCGGGCGATGGAAGAACGGGGCAGTCCCATCTGCCCGCACTGCCGCAGACGGTTCGAAGGGGATCCAGGCCCCTGCCCGATCTGTCGCGTGAAGTAG
- a CDS encoding glycosyltransferase family 2 protein, with protein sequence MVTVIIPVYNEAATIREVIRRVEAAPFEKEILLVDDGSTDGTSGEAEQLASDRVRVIRLARNEGKGVAIRAALPHARGKAVIIQDADLEYDPEDIPALVGDILEGREAVVYGNRFHHGFPPGMAFANRVINRILASMVTILYGHRLSDEATCYKAFRTDVLLNMKLTSRRFEFCPEVTAKALRAGYRIAEKPIRYVPRSKSAGKKIRWWDGVIAIWTLIKFRFVR encoded by the coding sequence CTGGTCACCGTTATCATCCCCGTATACAACGAAGCCGCGACGATTCGCGAGGTGATACGGCGCGTCGAAGCGGCGCCCTTCGAGAAGGAGATCCTGTTGGTTGACGATGGTTCGACCGACGGAACGAGCGGGGAGGCCGAACAGCTCGCGAGTGATCGCGTTCGGGTGATCCGCCTGGCTCGAAACGAGGGGAAAGGCGTCGCAATCCGTGCCGCACTTCCCCATGCACGCGGGAAGGCCGTTATCATTCAGGACGCAGACCTCGAGTACGACCCGGAGGACATTCCGGCTTTGGTCGGCGACATTCTCGAGGGTCGGGAGGCGGTGGTATACGGAAACCGATTTCACCACGGCTTTCCGCCGGGGATGGCCTTCGCAAATCGGGTGATCAACCGAATCCTCGCAAGCATGGTCACTATTCTCTACGGCCACCGGCTCTCCGATGAGGCCACTTGCTACAAGGCGTTTCGAACCGACGTTCTACTCAATATGAAGCTGACGAGCCGGCGCTTCGAGTTCTGCCCGGAAGTTACGGCAAAAGCCCTGCGGGCGGGGTATCGAATTGCGGAGAAGCCGATAAGGTACGTGCCCAGAAGCAAGTCTGCGGGCAAGAAGATCCGGTGGTGGGACGGGGTGATCGCCATCTGGACGCTGATAAAGTTCAGGTTCGTCCGCTGA
- the recF gene encoding DNA replication/repair protein RecF, with amino-acid sequence MRLIEITLESFRSYASIRFCPSTSVTILYGENGVGKTNLLEAVHFLSTARGFRSGRDGEIIRWDAPFCRVEGQVQRNDGYRTISIRFEPGSRKRAAIDGASVARVAEAIGCLHVVDFSSRDLSIIRGEPSRRRDFMDVELAQQSSSYGMDLARYKRSLAHRNALLAEMASGSASADLAVWDEQLARFGEPIVRARQEWLEAVAPIASETHSYLSGNGESLACSYRPDTPPGKLLEALANSRRQDLSRGTTSRGPHRDDVEILVSGRGARQFASQGQQRTAALALKVAQAQVAERRMGEAPVLLLDDVLSDLDEARRNRLLEYCLSGSQMIMTCTDTHHLAASLIANAKLVQVSNSRLVEEE; translated from the coding sequence GTGCGCCTTATCGAGATAACCTTGGAGAGCTTTCGGAGCTATGCTTCCATTCGTTTCTGTCCTTCGACCAGCGTCACGATTCTGTACGGCGAAAACGGGGTAGGCAAAACCAACCTTTTGGAAGCCGTTCACTTCCTTTCTACAGCTCGGGGGTTTCGTAGTGGCCGGGACGGAGAGATAATCCGCTGGGATGCTCCATTCTGCCGTGTTGAGGGCCAAGTTCAGCGAAACGACGGATACCGAACCATCTCCATCCGATTCGAACCGGGCTCCCGTAAACGCGCGGCTATCGACGGCGCATCGGTTGCACGAGTAGCCGAAGCCATTGGCTGCCTGCACGTCGTAGACTTCAGCTCACGGGATCTCTCGATCATCCGAGGGGAACCGTCACGAAGGCGTGACTTCATGGACGTGGAGCTGGCTCAGCAGAGCTCCAGCTACGGGATGGACCTCGCTCGCTACAAACGCTCTCTGGCGCACAGAAATGCGCTCCTGGCCGAGATGGCAAGCGGTTCGGCATCTGCAGACCTGGCGGTGTGGGATGAGCAGCTGGCTCGCTTCGGAGAGCCCATCGTGCGGGCCAGGCAGGAGTGGCTCGAGGCCGTTGCGCCCATTGCGAGCGAAACGCACTCGTATCTATCCGGTAACGGAGAAAGCCTAGCCTGTAGCTATCGTCCGGACACACCGCCGGGGAAGCTGCTGGAGGCCCTCGCGAACTCTCGCAGGCAGGACCTTTCGCGTGGAACCACTTCGCGCGGTCCCCATCGGGACGACGTCGAGATCCTGGTTTCCGGTCGAGGCGCCAGACAGTTCGCTTCTCAAGGCCAGCAGCGGACGGCGGCACTCGCACTAAAAGTGGCCCAAGCGCAGGTAGCCGAGCGGAGAATGGGTGAAGCCCCAGTGCTGCTTCTGGACGACGTGCTCTCCGACCTCGATGAGGCTAGGCGGAACCGTTTACTCGAATACTGCCTAAGCGGATCCCAGATGATCATGACCTGTACAGATACCCACCATCTCGCCGCTTCTCTTATCGCAAATGCGAAACTGGTGCAGGTCTCGAACTCCCGACTTGTCGAAGAGGAATAG